In Archocentrus centrarchus isolate MPI-CPG fArcCen1 chromosome 1, fArcCen1, whole genome shotgun sequence, the following proteins share a genomic window:
- the LOC115779146 gene encoding hemicentin-1-like, translating to MISCYPFLLSFIYLTIAFVSGNDLNCTEYPVFTPSRLVVKHGDPANATCVVCQRDCHGNIFDLEKAWGEVIKNGTTLLWTIKKLTEWDMDIQCFYSLDDGDQCISKLDITTYQPPKSVSISFVNHTGPMFEHQQYRLQCSVQDVAPVQNLTVTFYRGSKALGHLQSNSEEKKAVNKIFTLNITASKDDDGALYRCEAKLELGPDGPQPPPVARSQTLTASVYYIDEMPNPVSITITEGDPLHLNCSPVGNPKPTYTWTLPSDRFSSHSDSVLTIDTAGFEDNGQYICTVSNEAGNVTMVFNVDIKANPFMWIIIACSSVALLVIIAFVLYFHYYKQHRKGSYNLKDVFRFPARHIALPLVQQNCDNP from the exons ATGATTTCCTGTTATCCTTTCCTGTTATCCTTCATTTATTTGACGATCGCCTTCGTGTCCGGCAATG ATCTTAACTGTACAGAATATCCTGTATTCACTCCATCCAGGCTGGTAGTGAAGCACGGTGACCCAGCCAATGCTACATGTGTTGTGTGTCAGAGGGACTGCCATGGAAATATTTTTGACTTGGAAAAAGCTTGGGGAGAAGTCATAAAAAATGGAACCACACTGTTATGGACCATTAAAAAACTGACTGAATGGGACATGGATATCCAGTGCTTTTATAGCCTTGATGATGGTGATCAGTGTATCAGCAAGCTGGATATAACTACCTACC AGCCTCCAAAAAGTGTCTCCATCAGCTTTGTAAACCACACTGGGCCCATGTTTGAGCATCAGCAGTACAGACTGCAGTGCAGCGTACAGGACGTAGCTCCTGTTCAGAACCTCACTGTGACCTTCTACAGAGGCTCTAAAGCACTGGGTCACCTACAGTCCAACAGTGAagagaagaaagcagtgaaCAAGATCTTCACTCTGAACATCACCGCCAGTAAAGATGATGATGGAGCCCTGTACCGGTGTGAAGCCAAGCTGGAGCTGGGACCAGATGGACCACAGCCCCCTCCAGTGGCGAGATCACAAACTCTCACTGCCTCAGTTTACT ATATAGATGAGATGCCAAATCCAGTTAGTATCACAATCACAGAAGGAGACCCTCTACACCTGAACTGCTCCCCTGTGGGAAACCCCAAGCCCACCTACACCTGGACACTGCCATCAGACCGCTTTTCTTCCCACAGTGACAGCGTCCTCACTATCGATACTGCAGGCTTTGAGGATAACGGACAGTATATCTGCACTGTGAGCAACGAAGCAGGGAATGTCACCATGGTGTTTAATGTGGATATAAAAG CCAACCCCTTCATGTGGATAATAATAGCATGTAGCTCTGTAGCTCTTCTGGTTATCATCGCTTTTGTGCTGTATTTTCATTACTATAAACAACACCGAAAGGGAAGCTACAACCTAAAGGATGTTTTCCGTTTCCCGGCTAGGCACATTGCCTTGCCTCTTGTACAGCAAAACTGTGACAACCCGTGA